One genomic window of Ornithodoros turicata isolate Travis unplaced genomic scaffold, ASM3712646v1 Chromosome44, whole genome shotgun sequence includes the following:
- the LOC135374120 gene encoding zinc finger protein 227-like: MSKDSPRHHMCPQCHNESEMCTAIPSDVQMREEGFMLDICPPASSQSGSDESHASKHTEGKSCISDFCPAQLHQSRSLWSHSRTHTGKKSHKSDLCPAKFRQIAHPRRRKRAHSDEKPYKCDACPAKFSQSGGSLQRHKQTDTGEKPYRCNVCSAEFSWSGHLQDHKRAHTGEKPYKCDVCPAEFSRSGHLQDHKRTHTGENPYKCDVCSAEFRRSGLLQCHKRIHTGEKPYKCDVCPAEFSRSGHLQNHKHTHTGEKPYKCDVCPAEFSRKERVQRHKRTHTGEKPHKCDLCPAQFGYSATLQDHKRIHTGEKPYKCDVCPAEFKQRGHLQDHKRTHTGEKPYKCDVCSAEFRRSGLLKCHKRIHTGEKPYKCDICAAEFSQSSTLRDHKRTHTGEKPYKCDVCPAEFKQRGHLQDHKRTHTGEKPYKCSICPAEFSRSGQLQNHKRTHTGEKPYKSDVCPAEFSQREHVKRTHAGEKAYKCDLCPREFSRSTSLLYHKRTHTDKKPHKCDLCPEVFSRSGPVT, from the coding sequence ATGTCGAAAGACAGCCCGAGACACCACATGTGTCCACAGTGTCACAATGAGTCTGAAATGTGTACAGCTATTCCATCGGATGTTCAGATGCGAGAGGAAGGTTTTATGCTTGACATCTGTCCCCCTGCATCCTCACAGTCTGGGAGTGACGAGAGCCACGCGTCAAAGCATACTGAAGGGAAGTCATGCATCTCCGATTTTTGTCCTGCACAGCTCCACCAGAGCAGGAGCCTGTGGAGTCACAGTCGGACACATACGGGCAAGAAGTCGCACAAGAGCGACCTCTGCCCTGCGAAATTTAGGCAGATTGCGCACCCGCGACGTCGTAAGCGAGCACACAGTGAcgaaaagccatacaagtgcgacgccTGCCCGGCaaagttcagccagagcggcgGGAGTCTACAGCGTCACAAGCAGACAGACACGGGCGAGAAACCATACAGGTGCAATGTCTGCTCTGCGGAGTTCAGCTGGAGTGGTCACCTGCAGGATCACAAGCGGGCACACACAGGAGAGAAACCATataagtgtgatgtctgccctgcagagttcagccggagtggtcacctgcaggatcacaagcggacacacacaggtgagaatccatacaagtgcgacgtctgctCTGCAGAGTTCAGACGGAGTGGGCTCCTGCAGTGTCACAAGCGgatacacacaggcgagaagccatacaagtgcgatgtctgccctgcggagttcagccggaGTGGTCACCTGCAGAAtcacaagcacacacacacgggtgagaaaccatacaagtgcgacgtctgccctgcggagttcagccggaAAGAGCGTGTACAGcggcacaagcggacacacacaggcgagaagccacacaagtgcgatctctgcccTGCTCAGTTCGGTTATAGCGCGACCCTACAAGATCACAAGCGgatacacacgggcgagaagccatacaagtgcgatgtctgccctgcagagttcaaaCAGAGAGGGCACCTACAggatcacaagcggacacacacaggtgagaagccatacaagtgtgacgtcTGCTCTGCGGAGTTCAGACGGAGTGGGCTCCTAAAGTGTCACAAGCGgatacacacaggcgagaagccatacaagtgcgatatctgcgctgcggagttcagccagagctcGACCCTACGggatcacaagcggacacacacgggcgagaagccatacaaatgcgatgtctgccctgcagagttcaaaCAGAGAGGGCACCTACAggatcacaagcggacacacacgggcgagaagccatacaagtgctctatctgccctgcagagttcagccggagTGGTCAGCTGCAGAATCACAAGCGCACACATACTGGTGAGAAACCGTACAAGAgtgacgtctgccctgcggagttcagccagagagAGCACGTAAAGCGGACACACGCGGGCGAGAAGGCATACAaatgcgatctctgtcctagAGAGTTCAGCCGTAGCACGAGCCTGTTGTaccacaagcggacacacacagacaagaagccccacaagtgcgatctctgcccTGAGGTTTTCAGCAGGAGCGGTCCGGTCACCTAA